Genomic segment of Chrysiogenia bacterium:
CGACGGAATTCTCTCACAGCTCCCAGAAGAAATTCGCGATCAGTTCAAGCTGCTGCTCAACTTTTTCGAGCACGCGACTCCAATCTTTGGCGCGGGTCTCGGGCGCTTCACCAGCCTGTCACCCGAGCGGCAGGAAAAGTACGTGCGCTCGTGGATGGAGTCCTTACTTCGTTTCCGGCAAATGGCCTTTGCGGCGCTCAAGATGTTCGTCCAGCTCTCCTACTATGCCGGGGACAAAACCTGGCGCGCGCTCCGCTACGACGGGCCGTGGGTAGGGCGCTTTGAAATCGATCCAATCGCACCGCCACTGGCGCGAAATCCCGAAGGCCCGGTCGCCGACAAGGGAGAGCTCGTTGAGGCGACCGACCACAAGGGCGACCTCGATCTCGACTGCGAGATCTGCGTCGTGGGTTCCGGCGCGGGCGGCGCGGTGGTGGCCAAGGAACTGGCCGAGGCCGGCTTCGATGTGATCGTGCTCGAAGAGGGCGGCAATCATCGAAGCAACACGTTTACCCAGCGCGAGGAAGAAATGGCGCCGCGCCTGTATCGCGAGGCGGGCGGGCGCACCACCTGGGATCTCTCCATCCCGATCCTGCAGGGCCGCACGCTGGGCGGATCGACGGTGCACAACATCTGTCTTTCCTATCGGATCGAGCCGGCGATCATCGAGCGCTGGCGCCGCGAGTACGGCGTGAGCTTCACGCACAAGGATCTCGAGCCCCTTGCCGCGCGGGTCGAGCAGCACCTGGGTGTCAACCAGGTCCAGCCCTGGCAGGTGAACCTCAACAACCAGGCCTTCGCCAAAGGCTGCGAGAAGTGTGGTGTGAGCTGGGAGCGTCCCAATCACAACCGCGTGAACTGCCTGATGTGCGGTTTTTGCGATCAGGGTTGCGCCTACGATCGCAAGCAATCGATGCTCATCACGTATCTGCCGCGCGCGGTGCAGGCCGGCGCCCGGGTTTATACCGATTGCCGCGTGGACAGCGTGACCCGCAGCGGCGGCGCGGCAACCGGCGTCGAAGGCATGGTGCTCGACCGCGGCAGCTCGGAACCCAAGGGGCGCCTTCGCGTACGCGCGAAGAAGGTGATTCTCTCGGCCTCGGCCATCGATACGGTGCTGCTGCTCAGGCGTAGCGGCGTCGAAGATGAATCGGGTCTGCTCGGTCACCGCCTGCACGTTCATCCCTTTGCGACCGTCGCCGCCATGTACGACCGGCCCATCGAGGCCTGGCGCGGCATTCCCCAGTCGGCCTATTCCGACCACTACGCGCGCTTCAAGGAAGACGGCTACGGCGGTTATGTGCTCATCCCGGGCTTCGCCCATCCGGGCATGGGGGCCTCGGTCATGCCGGGCATGGGCGCGCAGCATGGCGAGCTGATGAAACAGTATGCCTACACCGCCGCCGGCGGATTGATGCTCCACGACGAGACCCAGGGCGTGATCGGCGAGTTCCCGGTTGGGCGCCGCGCGCGCATTCACTACTGGCCTGAAGAGAGCGAGCACGCCGAGCTCAAGGACGCCGTCTCGAACCTTGCGAAGATCTATCTGGCTTCGGGTGCGACGAAGGTGCTGCTTCCCTGGAATGACGCACCGATGGCCCGCACCGATGCCGAGGTGGACAAGCTGGTTGCCGAGCGGGAGATCGCGCCCCACAAGTTCCTGCTCACCAGCGTGCATCCGCAGGCGTCCTGCCCCATGGGCGAGGATTCCAAAAAGAGTGTCATCGACTCTCGCGGTAAGGTGCATGGGATGAGTGGGCTCTACGTCGCCGACGGCTCGGTATTTCCGACCTCCATCGGCACGCCGCCGACCATTGCGATCGCGACGCTTGCGACCTGGATCGCAAACGGAATCGCGGCGGAGAAGGGCGCATGAGCCCCGAGGAGATCGCCGCGCTTCTTCGGGGGCGCATCCCCCACGTCGAGCTGGGGAACTTCCCCACGCCCGTGGAGATTGCGCAGCCGCTCTCGGAAAATCTGGGCGCGGATGTGCGCGTCAAACGCGATGACCTCTCCAGCACGCAGTACAGCGGCAACAAGGTGCGCAAGCTCGAATTCGTCTTCGCCGACGCGAAGGCGCGCGGCGCAAGGACC
This window contains:
- a CDS encoding GMC family oxidoreductase, with protein sequence MAKDRVREEVAGQLADLKALEQDARLSRRAFLRGSLLGSAALGVGALLPAGCDSYPVPAAQSAVLSDKQHAILSAISRAIIGAPEDFPDPVESGTVARLDGILSQLPEEIRDQFKLLLNFFEHATPIFGAGLGRFTSLSPERQEKYVRSWMESLLRFRQMAFAALKMFVQLSYYAGDKTWRALRYDGPWVGRFEIDPIAPPLARNPEGPVADKGELVEATDHKGDLDLDCEICVVGSGAGGAVVAKELAEAGFDVIVLEEGGNHRSNTFTQREEEMAPRLYREAGGRTTWDLSIPILQGRTLGGSTVHNICLSYRIEPAIIERWRREYGVSFTHKDLEPLAARVEQHLGVNQVQPWQVNLNNQAFAKGCEKCGVSWERPNHNRVNCLMCGFCDQGCAYDRKQSMLITYLPRAVQAGARVYTDCRVDSVTRSGGAATGVEGMVLDRGSSEPKGRLRVRAKKVILSASAIDTVLLLRRSGVEDESGLLGHRLHVHPFATVAAMYDRPIEAWRGIPQSAYSDHYARFKEDGYGGYVLIPGFAHPGMGASVMPGMGAQHGELMKQYAYTAAGGLMLHDETQGVIGEFPVGRRARIHYWPEESEHAELKDAVSNLAKIYLASGATKVLLPWNDAPMARTDAEVDKLVAEREIAPHKFLLTSVHPQASCPMGEDSKKSVIDSRGKVHGMSGLYVADGSVFPTSIGTPPTIAIATLATWIANGIAAEKGA